atgtaaatgtTGCTTTATTATgtctacaaaaaatatataatcccatatacattattgtaattttatttacggTCCTTTATCAAATCATTTTCTATTCTAAAGTAGGTTTTGGTAACAAAATAGAGAGTACATTGTAAGTAATAATTCATACAgtgattagttttaattttgcaatTGTAAGGATGGCACAAAACATACTAAGCTATGGTACTAAACCATTTCCCTTTCCACTATAACCATATGGCATAAAATTGCTGGATgcaggtggcgcaagactggCATGTGGAACTCTCTACGAGAGACTTATGTacagctgtggacatctatcggttgataatgacgatgataAAACTGTTTCACTGAGATGGCTAGTGAGTTAGGGCGCCGGTTGAGGGATGGTGACAGTTTACTCAGACCAAGGATTTTAATGTTGCTGTCACCATCAACCTGTATgtgtccaccgctggacataaaCCTTTTGGAAAGCACTCCACCACCAAAAGTACTCCATCTTTTCACTCATCATGATTCACACACATTTTCCCGGGTGTGAATGGCAATGGCAATTGATCCTGGACAAACAAATTGTGACTGAAAGTATAATTATTCATTTATGATAAAAAAAGTTACAACTAACTTTACAATTAATTCTAATAACAATGCTTTGAAAATCAACAATTTTCAGTTTCCTTCAATCTAGTCCTATAATTTGCTGCCCTATTACATACTGCCTTCACTAATGACTTATCATTGACCAAACTTAGAATATCTTCATAGTTTGAGTCAATCAAGTCTAACGCCTTTACCAAGTTGTCATCAGAACAGCTCTCTAGATAGCTAAATATAAGTATGCTCAATGATGTTTTCATTTTCTTTGAAAAGTCCTGAAGTTCCTCTTTGTCATCATTTTCAAAGCTTGAACCTCCATTTTTGTCAAATGTAGCGATTGAACTTAAAGTTTTCCACATACTGTAGCTCTGCAGGCAGTACTGTTCATAATCACACAGTTCCCCAATCTGTAGCACTCGTACTATTGTTTTAGTAGaatctataatatctaccaaATCCATATCAATTTCCTTCTGAATAACAAACTTATTTTCGTAATATGAGAAAACTATAGATATAATATTCCCAACGTCTGGTTTGTTATCACTGAATATATCATAAGATTTGTCAAACCCTACTAAATTTAGTGTGATTTGCAAGCTTATTATTAACACTCGTTCCAATTCCTCTCTCTCGCAACAATCTTTCTGTTTCACAGTTATCTCTGTGAAAGCTGATGCTAAAGCTATTATAGCTTCTGAAGAGACAAAATGTCCGAAAAATTTAGTTCTATGCTTACCAGTGTTACAGTATGAACATATAGTGTTAAAGTTTTCCAAACCTGTAACCAACAGTTCTTTGTTGGAAGAGTTTTTCAATATGAAGTATAGAGCGTTTGAATATCCCACATTAATAAACATATCGATCCAAATTGATATGTTATCTTCAGCTAGGAATAAACTAGAGTTTATTAGCCTCAGTAATTGTATAATGGTTAGGCTGTCTTCAGACTTCGCGTATTCTAGTAACATGGTAAGAAAGCTGTCCATTTTAAGTAGAGATTCCGCTGCTTCTCGCTGGCAGCACATATTGCCTATAAGACCAATAAGAATTTCCACAATCCGAGGTGATTCAACCAACGGCCAGGCGAAACTGAACAAGTTTAAAACATCGTGTTTTTGTAAGAATAACACTACATCTCTCTCAGCTGTCATGTCCCAGAGCGTGCAGAGATCTTCCTCGAAAGCTTTTTCTTGAATTTCATCCTTTAAGGTGTCCAAGTTAGCAAATTTTAGTAACAACTTCAGAACAAATCGCTCGCTGTATGCAGTGTCTCCTATGACGTCACCAGTCACTGTATCTTCTTTATTTTCACCGTTTTCTAACTCTGGTTTCATCTTTTAACTGTTAGGATGCTtttatttgatataggtaacGATTTAGAAATCTAATTATGTTTGCTAAAGATATTATGTTTACAATCGGTGTATGTTTACATTTGTCATTGTCAATTTTTGACAAAGACAAATCATTTGACACAATGCTCAATTTCACAGACCATGACGATCTTATGatctatatttttatcaatttttactTATACTTTGTCTATGCCAGAAACGCCCCAAACAGTAAGATCCCAGTTTTCTAGAATTTCTACGCCAGTACTGGGGTTCGACTCTTAGTCAAAAATCTATACTGTGCCTTCTAAGAACAAAGATATTCTATTCGGCTGTGGCTCAGTGAACTGAAACTTCTTTATAGTCTGTTATTCCTCAGGGTAGGGACTCCTTTTCATTAATCAAATAATGGCAGTACTCTTGttataataatgcggtgggttcccaaATCCGTCCGCATTCAACtcactaagagaacgagatttcgattcTGGTTGTTTAGTAATTATCAGATCTTAGTCATAATAACCGGTACCGACGGCTAACGTGCTCTTCGAAGcactatattcaatgtacttaCTCTGTGGAAACACGAAAAAAATGAAAAGGCCAAAGGAGGACCTCCAAGtcagtcacccatccagttaccgacttgggtcaacgttgcaatcgcaatcgattgatatacATATTGCCACACATCCCTCGGCACTGGAACATTTTATGGCAACTACAAAGGATTGCCAGATGACCCCGTATTTTACAGACAACCGTTTTCAGGCTAATACAGAAACAAGGTTGATAATACAGAAACccgtaaaaagtaaaaagaagaATATATatacgataaaataaaataaacatagcgtaaaataaaacttttaattatGTACGTCTTAAGATTATGTATACCAAAAGCaacaatggggccaattctctggtacacaatttctaaactaaactaaattaacaggtctaaatgtagtgctgtccttttccgcaagcaacattatgaaagggatagcaatagatttagacgtgccattttagtttagtttagagattgtgtacaacagaattagccacaatatttagCTTACAGATTTTAACAAGATACAATTCTTAAAAACATTGCAGTACCAAAGTACACTATCAACATTCAACGAGTTAGGAAgatccgcggggtgattacgtatctcgcgacaggcgtaaatctcgcgatcattgctgtcaaccGTCACACggaacagcggctagagagagacagcaatagccacaaagcaaaataagaagaagagagacagcaaatgaactgtcgcattgctactgctgtcgctactgcaacgttttacgtaatcaccgcGCCGCTTATATCGAAAACTTGAAAGGACTAAGCCCATATTAATTTTAGAAACGCACGGACCTACGAATGCAATATCAGAGTGAACTATACAATATCTAAAGCTATGAATGACAAATACAATACGTAAAGAAAATATGTTATTCTCATACAATGACCGCTTTTTTAGGAACCATAACGCATACCAACATACAGCAATACAATCAAATAGTTACTAACGcaattatagtccgtacaaaattattgaacGAATATTTATTTAACGAAACTCCCTAATctttttcctttttcaaaatgactcctcacgcgccattttaactcgatgggtcaactgtcatgtcaaaagaacgggtcacctttaaaataaggactaaaatcgtacttttaacgtgaaatttgacacaaaaagttaaaatggcgcgtgaggaattaaattttacggattataatattatgagttacTTCTAAGTCATATTGGTATCGCAGGGCGAActgttgtttgttgttgtttattttacgttttaatttttaaaaaatttttcttaattaaaatatacactAACTATCTTCAGCCTTAACTTTAGCTGGAGGGCCGTCATCGGACTGATCTTGCTTTCTCTTTCTACCCTGCTTGCCTTTGAAGTTTCTTCCTTTATTATTCTGCTTGAACTGTTTCTGGTTTTTACGACGTTTCGACATTTCTTCGACAGTTTTCTCTAGGTATGCAGTTTCTTCTTCACCCTCCAAAATTCTGAAGACCACTTCGGAGTCTCCAATTTTGATTTTGCCGTCGACGATTTTTTCTGCTAGTTCCTTCGCTGTGTTCTCTTTCGTCAAACGAATCCAGCCTTCCGATTCGCCCACTTTGAAGTCTATGAAAGCGATGTCGGCTCCTGgagaaataaaaatcatttagaaaaatatttgattaaaaAAGAGTGATAACTgcataatattacctaccaattacaacccgggtatctttaaaaaactagagtgaataggcatcttctaggtaaacgcgtcctatcttaggccgcatcatcactttccatcaggtgtgattgtggtcatgcgtttgcctataatgaataaaaaaaatatatataaagaaaGAATGTGAAGTCTTGGGTTTTTTTCGTTCTAAGCACcatattgagcctcaatagctcaacggttagaggagtggactgaaatccgaaaggttacAGATTCAAACCCTACTTGTTGGCAGCAGATATTCACATTCGCATCCGCTAATGTCCAAAATACGTTACATCACTACTTCCTTTcttccttttttcttttcttacttTGTAAggatacaagagacctatgtccaccaGTGGGCGTCCATccattgataatgatgaaatgaTTAAACACTAACCCAAAGGTGTGAGAGCTCCTTTGACGTCTTCCCGAGTCATCTTGTCGTGGCCCTGGCTGAAGTGCAGCACCGTGCCCGTCGGCAGCTTGAAGTCATCCTTCTTTTCCTTTGGCTGGAAATTATACAAAAGACAAACTGACTGAGACAAAGATGGCATTAACATGAAGTCTTTTTCTTTGGCTGGAAATTATACAAAAGACAAACTGACTGAGACAAAGATGGCAATAACATGAAGTCATCCTTCTTTTCCTTTGGCTGGAAATTATACAAAAGACAAACTGACTGAGACAAAGATGGCATttacagtcgcttcagtaccgAGTGAACATGAATTTAtcacaaactagctgatgcacccgcgacttcgttccgcgttgatttaggttttcaaaaatccaatggaaactctttgattttccgcaacggtgcaacggatcgacgtgattttttgcatgggtatagataaagacctggagagtgacataggctactttttaccccgaaaatcagagttcccaagggaacctttaaaaacctaattccacgcagacaaagtcgtgagcataagctagtctacaataATACTTCACTTCACAGTAATTTACCTCCTTGTCCTTGTGTTTCTTGTCCTTCTTGTCTTTCTTAGCAGCATACTCCTCTTGCTTCTGTTGCATATAATTGTCCTGCCACAAGGTCAGCAGCTCAGAGTCGTTGAATTTCAAATCTTTTGTATCTAAAAACTTTTCTGCCTGGAAAAAGGAACAATTTTTCAGCCAAAATGCTTTTcataaagctttatttcaatAGATAAATCCTGTGCATTGTGTAAGGTTCGATTGGGTATATGACCAAAAAACttcgtaaaataaaaaataattttaaaaaatccggccaagcgcgagtcaggctcgcgcaccgagggttccgtagtacgtcgtatcttttcgacattttgcacaataaatcaaaaaatatgattcataaaaataaataaaaatctgttttagaatccacaaacATAGTTGGTGCCTATCAAGTGGCTATTGCACATTTGtcagtccatactaatattataaatgcgtgtctgtctatctgctagcttttcacggctcaaccgttcaaccgattttgacgaaatttggtacagaggtagcttgcaacacggggaaggacataggctactttttatcccggaaaatttaagagttcccacaggatttttaataacctaaatccacgcgtacgaaatcgcgggcatcagctagtgctgaATAAACAAAAGTAATCTTACCTGttctttagttttaaatgtAGCAAAAACAGATCCCTTAAAAATTCGCTTcttagtctgtctgtcttgaTACCGTCTCATGATAACATTCTCTACTTCCTCAAACTGTTTGAAGAACTTGAGAATGTCGTCTAGGTTCGTGTCTTTGGGGAAACCTTTGGCATATACTGTCCGAGCTGTGAGTTCTTTACGTCTTTCTTCATTCATTTCTGGTATTGGCATCTCAGGGTTTCTCCGCACTTTCTTGTTGTCATCTGAAACCTGAAAAGTTAATTGCTATTAATAAGTTTTGACAAGTGTTTTTGCTttgtattttacaatatttgacACAATATTGTACAAAACAAGAACAAAACAGAAATAATTTTTACTAGTATACTGAAGAGTTGGCCTTagattgacataatattatgacctaCATAGTAACTATAATAGTTACAAATGTTATAGTTTGCGATGCCCCGATGAGGCTTCATGTTgtgatatcactacccatattataaatgtgaaagtgtgtttgtttgttggcttgaccttcaatcacgtcgcaacggtgcaacggattaacgtgattttttgcaccggtatagataaagacctggagagtgacataggctacttttcatactggaaaataaaagagttcccaagggatttttgaaaaacctaattccacgcggaagaagtcgcgggcatcagctaattatattatattttatgatgtaGAGAAAGAATACAAAAGTCAGACGGAGGACTTTGGACTGCAAGCTGACTGCAAATTGTTGCAGTTGACACAACTGCTGCCCATCTGCACGCTTACCATATAGTTTACACTGTGTACTTGTTCCATAACTGCATGCCAATCATGCAGTTGGTCAGCAGTTGCTtctatattactaactaacttaCTTAACTGTAGTCAAACTACATCACACCTGCCAATTTTCAGTCCAAATGCAGTCTGACTGTCTAGAATCTATTTCAGAATAagctaaaaaataatttattctttaGGCATGTTAAGAGTTACATATAATAAAATGAGTGACACAAACCTCAAGCAGTCCAGAAGTGGACTTATTGATAGTGCTGGCAATAACATCAGTGTCGGTGGTCAGTTTGGCAAGCCGGTTGAACCTGGTGAGCACATCCAGGGGCACCCATCCATCATCCAGCTTCACCTGTTCCCGCAGGAACTTGTCTCGTGGCAGGTTGAGATCACCTGTAATTGATTGATTTTTTATTGATTGTACaataataatctctatatataaaaatgaatagctaAATGTGGTGCTGATCACAAATCTCgcgaacagctgaaccgattttgctaattcttttttcataatattccttgaagtacgaggatggttcttacggagagaatttttttaaaataatcctgaaaaaaaaaatcaactgtTAGGCAGTACAAAGATTGCCGGGTTAGCTAGTTTATCAAAAAAGTGCTGATAGCTTAGTAGTTAAGATAGTGACTTCctagtagacatgtgtccgctatagcttaacttaactgaaaaccgctgccgtgcctatagcgtaccatagcgttattgtcgtagctagcaacggttttcagttatcatctatgacgaaccacctgacaacgcaacactgccaactggcaaccgacaatgcattgtttggtttttgggtaactagaaacgcaataattatgccttctctttctttctttcactgaaagctgagaaggagcggttattggctaccggcttagt
The DNA window shown above is from Maniola hyperantus chromosome 1, iAphHyp1.2, whole genome shotgun sequence and carries:
- the LOC117997015 gene encoding uncharacterized protein → MKPELENGENKEDTVTGDVIGDTAYSERFVLKLLLKFANLDTLKDEIQEKAFEEDLCTLWDMTAERDVVLFLQKHDVLNLFSFAWPLVESPRIVEILIGLIGNMCCQREAAESLLKMDSFLTMLLEYAKSEDSLTIIQLLRLINSSLFLAEDNISIWIDMFINVGYSNALYFILKNSSNKELLVTGLENFNTICSYCNTGKHRTKFFGHFVSSEAIIALASAFTEITVKQKDCCEREELERVLIISLQITLNLVGFDKSYDIFSDNKPDVGNIISIVFSYYENKFVIQKEIDMDLVDIIDSTKTIVRVLQIGELCDYEQYCLQSYSMWKTLSSIATFDKNGGSSFENDDKEELQDFSKKMKTSLSILIFSYLESCSDDNLVKALDLIDSNYEDILSLVNDKSLVKAVCNRAANYRTRLKETENC
- the LOC117997035 gene encoding la protein homolog codes for the protein MTDEKEVVTETNEQENNDKEDDTEELTDLERGIIRQVEYYFGDLNLPRDKFLREQVKLDDGWVPLDVLTRFNRLAKLTTDTDVIASTINKSTSGLLEVSDDNKKVRRNPEMPIPEMNEERRKELTARTVYAKGFPKDTNLDDILKFFKQFEEVENVIMRRYQDRQTKKRIFKGSVFATFKTKEQAEKFLDTKDLKFNDSELLTLWQDNYMQQKQEEYAAKKDKKDKKHKDKEPKEKKDDFKLPTGTVLHFSQGHDKMTREDVKGALTPLGADIAFIDFKVGESEGWIRLTKENTAKELAEKIVDGKIKIGDSEVVFRILEGEEETAYLEKTVEEMSKRRKNQKQFKQNNKGRNFKGKQGRKRKQDQSDDGPPAKVKAEDS